Proteins found in one Arachis stenosperma cultivar V10309 chromosome 8, arast.V10309.gnm1.PFL2, whole genome shotgun sequence genomic segment:
- the LOC130944859 gene encoding MLO protein homolog 1-like isoform X2 has protein sequence MAGGEGGAGERSLQETPTWAVAVVCSVFVILSVLIEHGIHSLGKKKQKKAMNEALEKIKSELMLLGFLSLLLTFGTNYIKKICIPHSIGDTMLPCKKVVSHGGDGRRHLLSFETEDDNDVLSWRRILATSISGDDYCSTKGKVPLISASGLHQLHIFIFVLAVSHIFYSVMTMVLSQAKMKKWKSWEAETSSLEYQFSNDPARFRLAHQTSFVKQHSGWSRMPGIRWIVAFFRQFFASVTKVDYMTMRHGFINAHLGPNSKFNFHKYIKRSMEDDFKVVVGISMPLWVSAIIFLLLNVYKWNTLTWLSFIPLVILLLVGTKLELIIMEMAQEIQDRTTIVRGVPVVEPNNKYFWFNRPQWILFLIHFTLFQNAFQIALFLWTVYEFKIKSCFHENLKLILIRVILGVFLQFICSYITFPLYALITQMGSHMKKAIFEEQTAKAIKKWQKTAKNRTKLRKAGMDNVSNSGYMSGETTPSQGTSPIHLLHKYKPSSNHTDTESVLYSPRSYPSDTELSETELAYTHHHHIQLNEITTSHGHGPPNNRQETHNVDFSFDKP, from the exons AAAAAGCAAAAGAAGGCAATGAATGAAGCCTTGGAGAAGATCAAATCAG AATTAATGCTGTTAGGATTCTTATCGCTTCTACTTACATTTGGAACaaattatataaagaaaatatgCATCCCTCACAGTATTGGGGACACCATGCTTCCATGCAAGAAGGTGGTTTCACATGGTGGTGATGGTAGGAGACACTTGCTTTCTTTTGAGACGGAGGACGACAATGATGTGTTGTCATGGCGTCGCATTCTAGCAACTTCTATCTCCGGCGACGACTATTGCTCAACCAAA GGTAAAGTGCCACTGATATCTGCTTCAGGGTTGCACCAGTTGCATATATTTATATTCGTCCTCGCTGTTTCTCACATTTTCTACAGCGTCATGACTATGGTCCTATCTCAAGCAAAA ATGAAGAAATGGAAGTCTTGGGAAGCAGAGACATCCTCCTTGGAGTATCAATTTTCAAATG ATCCTGCAAGATTCAGGTTAGCACATCAAACATCATTTGTTAAGCAACATTCAGGGTGGTCTAGGATGCCCGGAATTCGATGGATT GTGGCGTTCTTCAGGCAATTCTTTGCATCTGTGACCAAAGTTGATTACATGACTATGCGACATGGATTTATAAAT GCACATCTTGGTCCCAATAGCAAATTCAACTTCCATAAGTATATCAAAAGATCTATGGAGGACGATTTTAAAGTGGTTGTTGGTATCAG TATGCCACTTTGGGTTTCTGCTATCATCTTTCTGCTTTTAAACGTTTATA AATGGAACACGCTCACCTGGCTCTCATTCATCCCATTAGTG ATACTTTTATTAGTTGGTACGAAGCTTGAGCTAATAATAATGGAAATGGCGCAAGAAATCCAAGATAGAACCACAATTGTAAGAGGGGTGCCAGTGGTGGAGCCAAATAACAAGTATTTCTGGTTCAATCGCCCCCAGTGGATCCTATTCTTGATACACTTCACCTTATTCCAG AATGCCTTTCAAATAGCCCTTTTCCTCTGGACAGTG TATGAGTTTAAGATCAAGTCTTGCTTCCATGAAAACTTGAAACTAATACTGATAAGGGTCATCCTTGGGGTATTCTTACAATTCATATGCAGTTATATTACATTCCCCCTCTATGCCCTAATAACCCAG ATGGGATCACACATGAAGAAAGCAATATTTGAGGAGCAAACAGCAAAGGCCATTAAGAAATGGCAAAAGACAGCAAAGAACAGAACAAAGTTAAGGAAAGCAGGGATGGATAATGTTAGTAACTCAGGTTACATGAGTGGAGAAACAACACCAAGCCAAGGAACATCGCCAATTCATTTGCTTCACAAGTACAAGCCTAGTAGCAACCACACAGATACCGAGAGTGTTCTCTATTCTCCACGTTCATACCCTTCTGATACTGAGTTATCTGAGACTGAATTAGCAtatactcatcatcatcatattcaACTCAATGAGATTACAACATCACATGGACATGGACCTCCAAATAACAGACAGGAAACTCATAATGTTGATTTTTCTTTTGACAAGCCTTAA
- the LOC130944859 gene encoding MLO protein homolog 1-like isoform X5 → MLPCKKVVSHGGDGRRHLLSFETEDDNDVLSWRRILATSISGDDYCSTKGKVPLISASGLHQLHIFIFVLAVSHIFYSVMTMVLSQAKMKKWKSWEAETSSLEYQFSNDPARFRLAHQTSFVKQHSGWSRMPGIRWIVAFFRQFFASVTKVDYMTMRHGFINAHLGPNSKFNFHKYIKRSMEDDFKVVVGISMPLWVSAIIFLLLNVYKWNTLTWLSFIPLVILLLVGTKLELIIMEMAQEIQDRTTIVRGVPVVEPNNKYFWFNRPQWILFLIHFTLFQNAFQIALFLWTVYEFKIKSCFHENLKLILIRVILGVFLQFICSYITFPLYALITQMGSHMKKAIFEEQTAKAIKKWQKTAKNRTKLRKAGMDNVSNSGYMSGETTPSQGTSPIHLLHKYKPSSNHTDTESVLYSPRSYPSDTELSETELAYTHHHHIQLNEITTSHGHGPPNNRQETHNVDFSFDKP, encoded by the exons ATGCTTCCATGCAAGAAGGTGGTTTCACATGGTGGTGATGGTAGGAGACACTTGCTTTCTTTTGAGACGGAGGACGACAATGATGTGTTGTCATGGCGTCGCATTCTAGCAACTTCTATCTCCGGCGACGACTATTGCTCAACCAAA GGTAAAGTGCCACTGATATCTGCTTCAGGGTTGCACCAGTTGCATATATTTATATTCGTCCTCGCTGTTTCTCACATTTTCTACAGCGTCATGACTATGGTCCTATCTCAAGCAAAA ATGAAGAAATGGAAGTCTTGGGAAGCAGAGACATCCTCCTTGGAGTATCAATTTTCAAATG ATCCTGCAAGATTCAGGTTAGCACATCAAACATCATTTGTTAAGCAACATTCAGGGTGGTCTAGGATGCCCGGAATTCGATGGATT GTGGCGTTCTTCAGGCAATTCTTTGCATCTGTGACCAAAGTTGATTACATGACTATGCGACATGGATTTATAAAT GCACATCTTGGTCCCAATAGCAAATTCAACTTCCATAAGTATATCAAAAGATCTATGGAGGACGATTTTAAAGTGGTTGTTGGTATCAG TATGCCACTTTGGGTTTCTGCTATCATCTTTCTGCTTTTAAACGTTTATA AATGGAACACGCTCACCTGGCTCTCATTCATCCCATTAGTG ATACTTTTATTAGTTGGTACGAAGCTTGAGCTAATAATAATGGAAATGGCGCAAGAAATCCAAGATAGAACCACAATTGTAAGAGGGGTGCCAGTGGTGGAGCCAAATAACAAGTATTTCTGGTTCAATCGCCCCCAGTGGATCCTATTCTTGATACACTTCACCTTATTCCAG AATGCCTTTCAAATAGCCCTTTTCCTCTGGACAGTG TATGAGTTTAAGATCAAGTCTTGCTTCCATGAAAACTTGAAACTAATACTGATAAGGGTCATCCTTGGGGTATTCTTACAATTCATATGCAGTTATATTACATTCCCCCTCTATGCCCTAATAACCCAG ATGGGATCACACATGAAGAAAGCAATATTTGAGGAGCAAACAGCAAAGGCCATTAAGAAATGGCAAAAGACAGCAAAGAACAGAACAAAGTTAAGGAAAGCAGGGATGGATAATGTTAGTAACTCAGGTTACATGAGTGGAGAAACAACACCAAGCCAAGGAACATCGCCAATTCATTTGCTTCACAAGTACAAGCCTAGTAGCAACCACACAGATACCGAGAGTGTTCTCTATTCTCCACGTTCATACCCTTCTGATACTGAGTTATCTGAGACTGAATTAGCAtatactcatcatcatcatattcaACTCAATGAGATTACAACATCACATGGACATGGACCTCCAAATAACAGACAGGAAACTCATAATGTTGATTTTTCTTTTGACAAGCCTTAA
- the LOC130944859 gene encoding MLO protein homolog 1-like isoform X3: MAGGEGGAGERSLQETPTWAVAVVCSVFVILSVLIEHGIHSLGKWFQKKQKKAMNEALEKIKSELMLLGFLSLLLTFGTNYIKKICIPHSIGDTMLPCKKVVSHGGDGRRHLLSFETEDDNDVLSWRRILATSISGDDYCSTKGKVPLISASGLHQLHIFIFVLAVSHIFYSVMTMVLSQAKMKKWKSWEAETSSLEYQFSNDPARFRLAHQTSFVKQHSGWSRMPGIRWIVAFFRQFFASVTKVDYMTMRHGFINAHLGPNSKFNFHKYIKRSMEDDFKVVVGISMPLWVSAIIFLLLNVYKWNTLTWLSFIPLVILLLVGTKLELIIMEMAQEIQDRTTIVRGVPVVEPNNKYFWFNRPQWILFLIHFTLFQNAFQIALFLWTVMGSHMKKAIFEEQTAKAIKKWQKTAKNRTKLRKAGMDNVSNSGYMSGETTPSQGTSPIHLLHKYKPSSNHTDTESVLYSPRSYPSDTELSETELAYTHHHHIQLNEITTSHGHGPPNNRQETHNVDFSFDKP; the protein is encoded by the exons TGGTTTCAGAAAAAGCAAAAGAAGGCAATGAATGAAGCCTTGGAGAAGATCAAATCAG AATTAATGCTGTTAGGATTCTTATCGCTTCTACTTACATTTGGAACaaattatataaagaaaatatgCATCCCTCACAGTATTGGGGACACCATGCTTCCATGCAAGAAGGTGGTTTCACATGGTGGTGATGGTAGGAGACACTTGCTTTCTTTTGAGACGGAGGACGACAATGATGTGTTGTCATGGCGTCGCATTCTAGCAACTTCTATCTCCGGCGACGACTATTGCTCAACCAAA GGTAAAGTGCCACTGATATCTGCTTCAGGGTTGCACCAGTTGCATATATTTATATTCGTCCTCGCTGTTTCTCACATTTTCTACAGCGTCATGACTATGGTCCTATCTCAAGCAAAA ATGAAGAAATGGAAGTCTTGGGAAGCAGAGACATCCTCCTTGGAGTATCAATTTTCAAATG ATCCTGCAAGATTCAGGTTAGCACATCAAACATCATTTGTTAAGCAACATTCAGGGTGGTCTAGGATGCCCGGAATTCGATGGATT GTGGCGTTCTTCAGGCAATTCTTTGCATCTGTGACCAAAGTTGATTACATGACTATGCGACATGGATTTATAAAT GCACATCTTGGTCCCAATAGCAAATTCAACTTCCATAAGTATATCAAAAGATCTATGGAGGACGATTTTAAAGTGGTTGTTGGTATCAG TATGCCACTTTGGGTTTCTGCTATCATCTTTCTGCTTTTAAACGTTTATA AATGGAACACGCTCACCTGGCTCTCATTCATCCCATTAGTG ATACTTTTATTAGTTGGTACGAAGCTTGAGCTAATAATAATGGAAATGGCGCAAGAAATCCAAGATAGAACCACAATTGTAAGAGGGGTGCCAGTGGTGGAGCCAAATAACAAGTATTTCTGGTTCAATCGCCCCCAGTGGATCCTATTCTTGATACACTTCACCTTATTCCAG AATGCCTTTCAAATAGCCCTTTTCCTCTGGACAGTG ATGGGATCACACATGAAGAAAGCAATATTTGAGGAGCAAACAGCAAAGGCCATTAAGAAATGGCAAAAGACAGCAAAGAACAGAACAAAGTTAAGGAAAGCAGGGATGGATAATGTTAGTAACTCAGGTTACATGAGTGGAGAAACAACACCAAGCCAAGGAACATCGCCAATTCATTTGCTTCACAAGTACAAGCCTAGTAGCAACCACACAGATACCGAGAGTGTTCTCTATTCTCCACGTTCATACCCTTCTGATACTGAGTTATCTGAGACTGAATTAGCAtatactcatcatcatcatattcaACTCAATGAGATTACAACATCACATGGACATGGACCTCCAAATAACAGACAGGAAACTCATAATGTTGATTTTTCTTTTGACAAGCCTTAA
- the LOC130944859 gene encoding MLO protein homolog 1-like isoform X4, translating into MNEALEKIKSELMLLGFLSLLLTFGTNYIKKICIPHSIGDTMLPCKKVVSHGGDGRRHLLSFETEDDNDVLSWRRILATSISGDDYCSTKGKVPLISASGLHQLHIFIFVLAVSHIFYSVMTMVLSQAKMKKWKSWEAETSSLEYQFSNDPARFRLAHQTSFVKQHSGWSRMPGIRWIVAFFRQFFASVTKVDYMTMRHGFINAHLGPNSKFNFHKYIKRSMEDDFKVVVGISMPLWVSAIIFLLLNVYKWNTLTWLSFIPLVILLLVGTKLELIIMEMAQEIQDRTTIVRGVPVVEPNNKYFWFNRPQWILFLIHFTLFQNAFQIALFLWTVYEFKIKSCFHENLKLILIRVILGVFLQFICSYITFPLYALITQMGSHMKKAIFEEQTAKAIKKWQKTAKNRTKLRKAGMDNVSNSGYMSGETTPSQGTSPIHLLHKYKPSSNHTDTESVLYSPRSYPSDTELSETELAYTHHHHIQLNEITTSHGHGPPNNRQETHNVDFSFDKP; encoded by the exons ATGAATGAAGCCTTGGAGAAGATCAAATCAG AATTAATGCTGTTAGGATTCTTATCGCTTCTACTTACATTTGGAACaaattatataaagaaaatatgCATCCCTCACAGTATTGGGGACACCATGCTTCCATGCAAGAAGGTGGTTTCACATGGTGGTGATGGTAGGAGACACTTGCTTTCTTTTGAGACGGAGGACGACAATGATGTGTTGTCATGGCGTCGCATTCTAGCAACTTCTATCTCCGGCGACGACTATTGCTCAACCAAA GGTAAAGTGCCACTGATATCTGCTTCAGGGTTGCACCAGTTGCATATATTTATATTCGTCCTCGCTGTTTCTCACATTTTCTACAGCGTCATGACTATGGTCCTATCTCAAGCAAAA ATGAAGAAATGGAAGTCTTGGGAAGCAGAGACATCCTCCTTGGAGTATCAATTTTCAAATG ATCCTGCAAGATTCAGGTTAGCACATCAAACATCATTTGTTAAGCAACATTCAGGGTGGTCTAGGATGCCCGGAATTCGATGGATT GTGGCGTTCTTCAGGCAATTCTTTGCATCTGTGACCAAAGTTGATTACATGACTATGCGACATGGATTTATAAAT GCACATCTTGGTCCCAATAGCAAATTCAACTTCCATAAGTATATCAAAAGATCTATGGAGGACGATTTTAAAGTGGTTGTTGGTATCAG TATGCCACTTTGGGTTTCTGCTATCATCTTTCTGCTTTTAAACGTTTATA AATGGAACACGCTCACCTGGCTCTCATTCATCCCATTAGTG ATACTTTTATTAGTTGGTACGAAGCTTGAGCTAATAATAATGGAAATGGCGCAAGAAATCCAAGATAGAACCACAATTGTAAGAGGGGTGCCAGTGGTGGAGCCAAATAACAAGTATTTCTGGTTCAATCGCCCCCAGTGGATCCTATTCTTGATACACTTCACCTTATTCCAG AATGCCTTTCAAATAGCCCTTTTCCTCTGGACAGTG TATGAGTTTAAGATCAAGTCTTGCTTCCATGAAAACTTGAAACTAATACTGATAAGGGTCATCCTTGGGGTATTCTTACAATTCATATGCAGTTATATTACATTCCCCCTCTATGCCCTAATAACCCAG ATGGGATCACACATGAAGAAAGCAATATTTGAGGAGCAAACAGCAAAGGCCATTAAGAAATGGCAAAAGACAGCAAAGAACAGAACAAAGTTAAGGAAAGCAGGGATGGATAATGTTAGTAACTCAGGTTACATGAGTGGAGAAACAACACCAAGCCAAGGAACATCGCCAATTCATTTGCTTCACAAGTACAAGCCTAGTAGCAACCACACAGATACCGAGAGTGTTCTCTATTCTCCACGTTCATACCCTTCTGATACTGAGTTATCTGAGACTGAATTAGCAtatactcatcatcatcatattcaACTCAATGAGATTACAACATCACATGGACATGGACCTCCAAATAACAGACAGGAAACTCATAATGTTGATTTTTCTTTTGACAAGCCTTAA
- the LOC130944859 gene encoding MLO protein homolog 1-like isoform X1 yields the protein MAGGEGGAGERSLQETPTWAVAVVCSVFVILSVLIEHGIHSLGKWFQKKQKKAMNEALEKIKSELMLLGFLSLLLTFGTNYIKKICIPHSIGDTMLPCKKVVSHGGDGRRHLLSFETEDDNDVLSWRRILATSISGDDYCSTKGKVPLISASGLHQLHIFIFVLAVSHIFYSVMTMVLSQAKMKKWKSWEAETSSLEYQFSNDPARFRLAHQTSFVKQHSGWSRMPGIRWIVAFFRQFFASVTKVDYMTMRHGFINAHLGPNSKFNFHKYIKRSMEDDFKVVVGISMPLWVSAIIFLLLNVYKWNTLTWLSFIPLVILLLVGTKLELIIMEMAQEIQDRTTIVRGVPVVEPNNKYFWFNRPQWILFLIHFTLFQNAFQIALFLWTVYEFKIKSCFHENLKLILIRVILGVFLQFICSYITFPLYALITQMGSHMKKAIFEEQTAKAIKKWQKTAKNRTKLRKAGMDNVSNSGYMSGETTPSQGTSPIHLLHKYKPSSNHTDTESVLYSPRSYPSDTELSETELAYTHHHHIQLNEITTSHGHGPPNNRQETHNVDFSFDKP from the exons TGGTTTCAGAAAAAGCAAAAGAAGGCAATGAATGAAGCCTTGGAGAAGATCAAATCAG AATTAATGCTGTTAGGATTCTTATCGCTTCTACTTACATTTGGAACaaattatataaagaaaatatgCATCCCTCACAGTATTGGGGACACCATGCTTCCATGCAAGAAGGTGGTTTCACATGGTGGTGATGGTAGGAGACACTTGCTTTCTTTTGAGACGGAGGACGACAATGATGTGTTGTCATGGCGTCGCATTCTAGCAACTTCTATCTCCGGCGACGACTATTGCTCAACCAAA GGTAAAGTGCCACTGATATCTGCTTCAGGGTTGCACCAGTTGCATATATTTATATTCGTCCTCGCTGTTTCTCACATTTTCTACAGCGTCATGACTATGGTCCTATCTCAAGCAAAA ATGAAGAAATGGAAGTCTTGGGAAGCAGAGACATCCTCCTTGGAGTATCAATTTTCAAATG ATCCTGCAAGATTCAGGTTAGCACATCAAACATCATTTGTTAAGCAACATTCAGGGTGGTCTAGGATGCCCGGAATTCGATGGATT GTGGCGTTCTTCAGGCAATTCTTTGCATCTGTGACCAAAGTTGATTACATGACTATGCGACATGGATTTATAAAT GCACATCTTGGTCCCAATAGCAAATTCAACTTCCATAAGTATATCAAAAGATCTATGGAGGACGATTTTAAAGTGGTTGTTGGTATCAG TATGCCACTTTGGGTTTCTGCTATCATCTTTCTGCTTTTAAACGTTTATA AATGGAACACGCTCACCTGGCTCTCATTCATCCCATTAGTG ATACTTTTATTAGTTGGTACGAAGCTTGAGCTAATAATAATGGAAATGGCGCAAGAAATCCAAGATAGAACCACAATTGTAAGAGGGGTGCCAGTGGTGGAGCCAAATAACAAGTATTTCTGGTTCAATCGCCCCCAGTGGATCCTATTCTTGATACACTTCACCTTATTCCAG AATGCCTTTCAAATAGCCCTTTTCCTCTGGACAGTG TATGAGTTTAAGATCAAGTCTTGCTTCCATGAAAACTTGAAACTAATACTGATAAGGGTCATCCTTGGGGTATTCTTACAATTCATATGCAGTTATATTACATTCCCCCTCTATGCCCTAATAACCCAG ATGGGATCACACATGAAGAAAGCAATATTTGAGGAGCAAACAGCAAAGGCCATTAAGAAATGGCAAAAGACAGCAAAGAACAGAACAAAGTTAAGGAAAGCAGGGATGGATAATGTTAGTAACTCAGGTTACATGAGTGGAGAAACAACACCAAGCCAAGGAACATCGCCAATTCATTTGCTTCACAAGTACAAGCCTAGTAGCAACCACACAGATACCGAGAGTGTTCTCTATTCTCCACGTTCATACCCTTCTGATACTGAGTTATCTGAGACTGAATTAGCAtatactcatcatcatcatattcaACTCAATGAGATTACAACATCACATGGACATGGACCTCCAAATAACAGACAGGAAACTCATAATGTTGATTTTTCTTTTGACAAGCCTTAA